A portion of the Betta splendens chromosome 2, fBetSpl5.4, whole genome shotgun sequence genome contains these proteins:
- the eml3 gene encoding echinoderm microtubule-associated protein-like 3 isoform X1, with product MNSSTNSLDDVSADSSAEFPDRASMMEVRLQAQEDEITLLKSSLADALRRIRLHDQLLPLLKQQLIAVNPGAARVLNQVCCSDGCSRRLSSSSAMDGYRHTGTSQLSDSIVTNANGHTGHQVSVEPRPATLDRSTQTEPTLSVQEPGQDRVPVPRRAMSLHLEDALSPGEPVEETRATLTRVPGVEEEEEEDEDGVREQEKELNWTSSVEEPIQPTTIRGLQNEVFQDRSCCADEPSPASSSVKTPEQSPSPRNGPLSPIQEGEKSALVRRNSEKLGNTERQRKRLDKKAASSTNLLARSPSLENRAKELIANAGSPGSRRGTYSQGQSIKMFIRGRPITMYIPSNIHNYDDLKMEPPSEKLHLDWVYGYRGRDCRANLYFLPTGEAVYFIACVVVLYHINNRTQRHYRKHTDCVRCLTVHPDKVRVASGQAAGVDKDGKPLQSCVHIWDSTTLVTLQQIGLGTFQRGVGSVAFSFADSGAFLCVIDDSNEHMLSVWDCNKGTKHAEVKSTNEAVFAVEFNPSDSTNIITCGKSHVYFWTLSAGQFTKKQGIFGKYKKPKFIQCFVFSLTGDVLTGDSEGNILTWGKSAADIKTLGKGAKETFQIMRQTRAHEGSVFTLCTLPGGALLSGGGKDRKIIRWSADLAPERECEIPENFGAVRTIADVDGEEILVGTTRNAILRGTFSDGFVAIVQGHVDEMWGLATHPSQSIFITCGHDRQVCLWNTEEHKLDWCITLEEYGLCAGFCPNGSVVSVGLSTGRWLVVDLLTREVVSESTDGNEQLSVMRYSPDGSFLAVGSHDNFIYIYSVTESGRRYARFGKCNGHSSFITHLDWSKDGKYIMSNSGDYEILYWDIAGGCKLLRNRFESKDREWASYTCVLGFHVMGVWLEGSDGTDINALCRSHSERMVAVADDFCKVHLFQYPCPKPKAPSHKYDGHGSHVTNVCFTHSDSHLLSMGGKDTCILQWRVMGGSPGDGRDRLASVSSTSTSSPEPAAT from the exons ATGATGTGTCTGCAGACAGCAGTGCTGAGTTCCCAGACAGAGCATCGATGATGGAGGTGCGTCTGCAGGCGCAAGAGGATGAGATCACGCTGCTGAAATCCTCGCTGGCCGATGCCCTGCGCCGAATTCGCCTCCACGATCAACTCCTCCCGctactgaagcagcagctcattgcAG TGAACCCAGGTGCTGCACGGGTGCTGAATCAAGTGTGCTGCTCCgatggctgcagcagaagactgtcctccagctcagccatggATGGCTATAGACACACTGGCACCAG CCAACTGTCAGACAGCATTGTGACCAATGCCAATGGCCACACAGGACACCAAGTGTCAGTGGAACCACGACCTGCAACGCTAGACAGATCGACCCAGACAGAGCCCACGTTGTCAGTGCAGGAACCCGGGCAGGACAGGGTCCCTGTCCCGAGGCGGGCCATGAGCCTGCACCTGGAGGACGCTCTTTCTCCAGGGGAGCCGGTCGAGGAAACCCGCGCAACGCTCACCCGCGTCCCtggcgtggaggaggaggaggaggaagatgaagatggtgTCAGAGAACAGGAAAAAGAGCTGAATTGGACATCGTCAGTAGAGGAGCCCATCCAGCCCACCACGATCAGAGGCCTCCAGAATGAGGTCTTTcaggacagaagctgctgtgcGGACGAGCCCAGCCCCGCTTCAAGCTCAGTGAAAACCCCAGAGCAGAGCCCGAGTCCTCGCAACGGGCCGCTGTCACCCATCCAGGAAGGAGAGAAGTCGGCTTT GGTTCGAAGGAACAGCGAGAAACTCGGGAACACGGAGCGGCAGAGGAAACGTCTGGATAAGAAGGCCGCGTCCTCGACCAACCTCCTCGCGCGCTCCCCGAGCCTGGAGAA CCGAGCCAAGGAGCTGATCGCCAATGCAG GTTCCCCCGGGTCGAGAAGAGGAACTTACAGCCAAG GACAGTCAATCAAAATGTTCATCCGAGGCCGACCAATAACCATGTACATCCCCTCCAACATCCACAACTATGACGACTTGAAAATGGAGCCCCCCTCAGAGAAACTGCACCTGGACTGGGT CTACGGGTATCGGGGACGGGATTGCCGGGCCAACCTGTACTTCCTTCCTACGGGCGAAGCAGTGTACTTCATTGCTTGTGTTGTGGTGCTGTACCACATCAACAACCGCACACAGCGCCACTATCGCAAACACACGGACTGCGTCCGCTG TCTTACTGTCCATCCTGACAAAGTGCGAGTGGCATCTGGGCAGGCAGCCGGGGTGGATAAAGATGGCAAG cctcTGCAGTCTTGTGTTCACATCTGGGACTCCACCACCCTGGTCACACTGCAGCAGATTGGCCTGGGTACGTTCCAGCGGGGAGTGGGATCAGTTGCGTTTTCCTTTGCT GACTCGGGGGCTTTCCTGTGTGTGATTGATGACTCTAATGAACACATGTTGTCAGTGTGGGACTGCAACAAGGGGACCAAACATGCAGAGGTCAAG AGTACTAACGAGGCCGTGTTTGCTGTGGAGTTCAACCCCAGCGACAGCACCAATATCATCACCTGCGGTAAATCCCATGTTTACTTCTGGACCCTCAGCGCAGGGCAGTTCACCAAGAAACAAGGCATCTTTGGG AAATACAAGAAACCAAAGTTCATCCAGTGCTTTGTGTTTAGTCTGACTGGAGATGTTCTTACCGGAGACTCTGAAGGAAATATTCTGACCTGGGGAAAATCAGCTGCTGATATAAAAACCCTGGGTAAAGGAGCCAAAG aaACCTTCCAGATTATGCGTCAGACCAGAGCCCACGAAGGCAGCGTGTTCACCCTGTGCACCCTGCCGGGTGGCGCTCTGCTCAGCGGGGGAGGGAAGGACCGCAAGATCATCCGCTGGAGCGCCGACCTGGCACCTGAGAGAGAGTGTGAG ATTCCAGAAAACTTTGGGGCGGTTCGCACCATTGCCGATGTGGACGGGGAGGAAATCTTGGTGGGTACGACGCGCAACGCCATCCTCAGAGGCACCTTTTCAGACGGATTTGTGGCAATAGTGCAG ggtCACGTAGATGAGATGTGGGGTCTGGCTACACACCCCTCTCAGAGCATCTTCATCACCTGTGGTCACGACAGgcaggtgtgtttgtggaacacagaggagcacaaGTTGGACTGGTGCATCACCCTGGAG GAGTATGGATTGTGCGCTGGTTTCTGCCCTAATGGATCAGTGGTTTCAGTTGGTCTCAGCACAGGAAG GTGGCTGGTTGTTGACCTGCTGACCAGAGAGGTGGTGTCTGAGTCCACTGATGGGAATGAGCAGCTGTCTGTCATGAGATACTCACCAG ACGGCAGCTTTTTAGCAGTCGGCTCTCATGACAACTTTATCTACATCTACAGTGTGACAGAGAGCGGCCGGCGCTACGCCCGCTTCGGGAAATGTAAC GGTCACTCCAGCTTCATTACTCACCTGGACTGGTCCAAAGATGGGAAGTACATCATGTCCAATTCTGGCGACTATGAGATCCTCTACT GGGACATTGCAGGGGGATGTAAACTGCTGAGGAATCGCTTTGAGAGCAAAGACAGAGAGTGGGCCTCTTATACGTGTGTGCTGGGCTTCCACGTCATGG GTGTGTGGCTCGAGGGCTCTGACGGCACAGACATCAACGCCCTGTGTCGCTCCCACAGTGAGAGAATGGTGGCTGTGGCTGATGACTTCTGTAAAGTCCACCTCTTCCAGTACCCGTGCCCGAAACCAAAG GCGCCGAGCCACAAGTATGACGGCCACGGCAGCCACGTCACCAACGTCTGCTTCACGCACAGCGATTCCCACCTGCTGTCAATGGGCGGGAAGGACACCTGCATCCTTCAGTGGAGGGTGATGGGAGGCAGCCCAGGTGACGGCAGGGACAGGCTGGCCTCGGTctcgtccacctccaccagctctCCGGAACCAGCTGCCACCTAG
- the eml3 gene encoding echinoderm microtubule-associated protein-like 3 isoform X2: protein MNSSTNSLDDVSADSSAEFPDRASMMEVRLQAQEDEITLLKSSLADALRRIRLHDQLLPLLKQQLIAVNPGAARVLNQVCCSDGCSRRLSSSSAMDGYRHTGTRVRRNSEKLGNTERQRKRLDKKAASSTNLLARSPSLENRAKELIANAGSPGSRRGTYSQGQSIKMFIRGRPITMYIPSNIHNYDDLKMEPPSEKLHLDWVYGYRGRDCRANLYFLPTGEAVYFIACVVVLYHINNRTQRHYRKHTDCVRCLTVHPDKVRVASGQAAGVDKDGKPLQSCVHIWDSTTLVTLQQIGLGTFQRGVGSVAFSFADSGAFLCVIDDSNEHMLSVWDCNKGTKHAEVKSTNEAVFAVEFNPSDSTNIITCGKSHVYFWTLSAGQFTKKQGIFGKYKKPKFIQCFVFSLTGDVLTGDSEGNILTWGKSAADIKTLGKGAKETFQIMRQTRAHEGSVFTLCTLPGGALLSGGGKDRKIIRWSADLAPERECEIPENFGAVRTIADVDGEEILVGTTRNAILRGTFSDGFVAIVQGHVDEMWGLATHPSQSIFITCGHDRQVCLWNTEEHKLDWCITLEEYGLCAGFCPNGSVVSVGLSTGRWLVVDLLTREVVSESTDGNEQLSVMRYSPDGSFLAVGSHDNFIYIYSVTESGRRYARFGKCNGHSSFITHLDWSKDGKYIMSNSGDYEILYWDIAGGCKLLRNRFESKDREWASYTCVLGFHVMGVWLEGSDGTDINALCRSHSERMVAVADDFCKVHLFQYPCPKPKAPSHKYDGHGSHVTNVCFTHSDSHLLSMGGKDTCILQWRVMGGSPGDGRDRLASVSSTSTSSPEPAAT, encoded by the exons ATGATGTGTCTGCAGACAGCAGTGCTGAGTTCCCAGACAGAGCATCGATGATGGAGGTGCGTCTGCAGGCGCAAGAGGATGAGATCACGCTGCTGAAATCCTCGCTGGCCGATGCCCTGCGCCGAATTCGCCTCCACGATCAACTCCTCCCGctactgaagcagcagctcattgcAG TGAACCCAGGTGCTGCACGGGTGCTGAATCAAGTGTGCTGCTCCgatggctgcagcagaagactgtcctccagctcagccatggATGGCTATAGACACACTGGCACCAG GGTTCGAAGGAACAGCGAGAAACTCGGGAACACGGAGCGGCAGAGGAAACGTCTGGATAAGAAGGCCGCGTCCTCGACCAACCTCCTCGCGCGCTCCCCGAGCCTGGAGAA CCGAGCCAAGGAGCTGATCGCCAATGCAG GTTCCCCCGGGTCGAGAAGAGGAACTTACAGCCAAG GACAGTCAATCAAAATGTTCATCCGAGGCCGACCAATAACCATGTACATCCCCTCCAACATCCACAACTATGACGACTTGAAAATGGAGCCCCCCTCAGAGAAACTGCACCTGGACTGGGT CTACGGGTATCGGGGACGGGATTGCCGGGCCAACCTGTACTTCCTTCCTACGGGCGAAGCAGTGTACTTCATTGCTTGTGTTGTGGTGCTGTACCACATCAACAACCGCACACAGCGCCACTATCGCAAACACACGGACTGCGTCCGCTG TCTTACTGTCCATCCTGACAAAGTGCGAGTGGCATCTGGGCAGGCAGCCGGGGTGGATAAAGATGGCAAG cctcTGCAGTCTTGTGTTCACATCTGGGACTCCACCACCCTGGTCACACTGCAGCAGATTGGCCTGGGTACGTTCCAGCGGGGAGTGGGATCAGTTGCGTTTTCCTTTGCT GACTCGGGGGCTTTCCTGTGTGTGATTGATGACTCTAATGAACACATGTTGTCAGTGTGGGACTGCAACAAGGGGACCAAACATGCAGAGGTCAAG AGTACTAACGAGGCCGTGTTTGCTGTGGAGTTCAACCCCAGCGACAGCACCAATATCATCACCTGCGGTAAATCCCATGTTTACTTCTGGACCCTCAGCGCAGGGCAGTTCACCAAGAAACAAGGCATCTTTGGG AAATACAAGAAACCAAAGTTCATCCAGTGCTTTGTGTTTAGTCTGACTGGAGATGTTCTTACCGGAGACTCTGAAGGAAATATTCTGACCTGGGGAAAATCAGCTGCTGATATAAAAACCCTGGGTAAAGGAGCCAAAG aaACCTTCCAGATTATGCGTCAGACCAGAGCCCACGAAGGCAGCGTGTTCACCCTGTGCACCCTGCCGGGTGGCGCTCTGCTCAGCGGGGGAGGGAAGGACCGCAAGATCATCCGCTGGAGCGCCGACCTGGCACCTGAGAGAGAGTGTGAG ATTCCAGAAAACTTTGGGGCGGTTCGCACCATTGCCGATGTGGACGGGGAGGAAATCTTGGTGGGTACGACGCGCAACGCCATCCTCAGAGGCACCTTTTCAGACGGATTTGTGGCAATAGTGCAG ggtCACGTAGATGAGATGTGGGGTCTGGCTACACACCCCTCTCAGAGCATCTTCATCACCTGTGGTCACGACAGgcaggtgtgtttgtggaacacagaggagcacaaGTTGGACTGGTGCATCACCCTGGAG GAGTATGGATTGTGCGCTGGTTTCTGCCCTAATGGATCAGTGGTTTCAGTTGGTCTCAGCACAGGAAG GTGGCTGGTTGTTGACCTGCTGACCAGAGAGGTGGTGTCTGAGTCCACTGATGGGAATGAGCAGCTGTCTGTCATGAGATACTCACCAG ACGGCAGCTTTTTAGCAGTCGGCTCTCATGACAACTTTATCTACATCTACAGTGTGACAGAGAGCGGCCGGCGCTACGCCCGCTTCGGGAAATGTAAC GGTCACTCCAGCTTCATTACTCACCTGGACTGGTCCAAAGATGGGAAGTACATCATGTCCAATTCTGGCGACTATGAGATCCTCTACT GGGACATTGCAGGGGGATGTAAACTGCTGAGGAATCGCTTTGAGAGCAAAGACAGAGAGTGGGCCTCTTATACGTGTGTGCTGGGCTTCCACGTCATGG GTGTGTGGCTCGAGGGCTCTGACGGCACAGACATCAACGCCCTGTGTCGCTCCCACAGTGAGAGAATGGTGGCTGTGGCTGATGACTTCTGTAAAGTCCACCTCTTCCAGTACCCGTGCCCGAAACCAAAG GCGCCGAGCCACAAGTATGACGGCCACGGCAGCCACGTCACCAACGTCTGCTTCACGCACAGCGATTCCCACCTGCTGTCAATGGGCGGGAAGGACACCTGCATCCTTCAGTGGAGGGTGATGGGAGGCAGCCCAGGTGACGGCAGGGACAGGCTGGCCTCGGTctcgtccacctccaccagctctCCGGAACCAGCTGCCACCTAG